In Sphaeramia orbicularis chromosome 12, fSphaOr1.1, whole genome shotgun sequence, the following proteins share a genomic window:
- the rbp4l gene encoding retinol binding protein 4, like isoform X1, producing MFTTSTPVAPFTPNRMGSSKLAVVLVLLACVERSLSASCVVDSFSVKEDFDPKRYAGKWYALQKKDPEGLFLQDNISAEYTIDDDGSMTASSKGRVTLFGFWVVCADMAAQYSVPDPAVPGKMFMNYQGLASYLSSGGDNYWVIDTDYDNYAITYACRTLKEDGTCDDGYALVFSRNPRGLPPAIQFIVRQKQEEICMAGQFKPVLQSGAC from the exons ATGTTTACAACTTCAACCCCTgttgctcctttcactccaaacAG AATGGGATCCTCAAAGTTGGCCGTGGTGTTGGTGTTGTTGGCCTGTGTGGAACGTAGTCTGTCTGCCTCCTGTGTCGTCGACAGCTTCAGTGTTAAAGAGGACTTTGACCCAAAGAGG TATGCAGGAAAATGGTATGCACTGCAGAAGAAGGATCCTGAAGGCCTGTTTCTGCAGGACAACATCTCAGCTGAATACACCATTGATGACGACGGCAGCATGACCGCCTCCTCCAAAGGACGTGTCACTCTCTTTGG TTTCTGGGTGGTGTGCGCTGACATGGCAGCCCAGTACTCTGTTCCTGACCCTGCTGTCCCTGGAAAAATGTTCATGAACTACCAAGGACTGGCCAGCTACCTATCTAGTGGAG GTGACAACTACTGGGTGATTGACACCGACTACGACAACTACGCCATCACTTACGCTTGCCGCACCCTGAAGGAAGATGGCACTTGCGATGACGGCTATGCCCTAGTCTTCTCCAGGAACCCCCGTGGCCTCCCTCCTGCAATCCAGTTCATCGTGCGTCAGAAGCAGGAAGAAATCTGCATGGCTGGACAGTTCAAACCTGTCCTTCAGTCTGGAGCCTGTTAG
- the rbp4l gene encoding retinol binding protein 4, like isoform X2, which translates to MGSSKLAVVLVLLACVERSLSASCVVDSFSVKEDFDPKRYAGKWYALQKKDPEGLFLQDNISAEYTIDDDGSMTASSKGRVTLFGFWVVCADMAAQYSVPDPAVPGKMFMNYQGLASYLSSGGDNYWVIDTDYDNYAITYACRTLKEDGTCDDGYALVFSRNPRGLPPAIQFIVRQKQEEICMAGQFKPVLQSGAC; encoded by the exons ATGGGATCCTCAAAGTTGGCCGTGGTGTTGGTGTTGTTGGCCTGTGTGGAACGTAGTCTGTCTGCCTCCTGTGTCGTCGACAGCTTCAGTGTTAAAGAGGACTTTGACCCAAAGAGG TATGCAGGAAAATGGTATGCACTGCAGAAGAAGGATCCTGAAGGCCTGTTTCTGCAGGACAACATCTCAGCTGAATACACCATTGATGACGACGGCAGCATGACCGCCTCCTCCAAAGGACGTGTCACTCTCTTTGG TTTCTGGGTGGTGTGCGCTGACATGGCAGCCCAGTACTCTGTTCCTGACCCTGCTGTCCCTGGAAAAATGTTCATGAACTACCAAGGACTGGCCAGCTACCTATCTAGTGGAG GTGACAACTACTGGGTGATTGACACCGACTACGACAACTACGCCATCACTTACGCTTGCCGCACCCTGAAGGAAGATGGCACTTGCGATGACGGCTATGCCCTAGTCTTCTCCAGGAACCCCCGTGGCCTCCCTCCTGCAATCCAGTTCATCGTGCGTCAGAAGCAGGAAGAAATCTGCATGGCTGGACAGTTCAAACCTGTCCTTCAGTCTGGAGCCTGTTAG